Proteins encoded by one window of Pristiophorus japonicus isolate sPriJap1 chromosome 17, sPriJap1.hap1, whole genome shotgun sequence:
- the klhdc8a gene encoding kelch domain-containing protein 8A, with product MAVPSAKLFHWQPLAPLPFGRVYCTPVECGGQLYLLGGCDQAGTPMSSCEVYSPEANRWTALPPMPTPRAGVAVAALGKRMMVIGGMGVRQNPLSTVEMYNVEEGRWEKKNSLCEAAMGVSVTVKDCRVYAVGGMGSDTYPQANLQQYDIMKDVWLSLPAMPTPRYAATTFLRGSKIHVFGGRQAKIPVTAFEVYDTEARSWTKFPSIPGRQAFSSYVMTEKSFFSLGGLQQARGYKKPKFVRTVEVFDIEQGGWMKTERRFNMKKRRADFVAAYFRGRVIVAGGLGNQPAVLGSAEALHPAKNRWELLPPMPTARSTCSSIVFQNRLLVIGGVSHGPSDAVEALCPADT from the exons ATGGCCGTGCCCAGCGCCAAGTTGTTCCACTGGCAGCCCCTGGCGCCCTTGCCCTTCGGCCGGGTCTACTGCACCCCAGTGGAGTGCGGGGGGCAGCTCTACCTGCTTGGGGGCTGCGACCAAGCCGGGACCCCCATGAGCAGCTGCGAGGTTTACTCCCCCGAGGCCAATCGGTGGACCGCCCTGCCACCCATGCCCACGCCCAGAGCAGGAGTGGCGGTGGCAGCCCTGGGGAAGCGGATGATGGTGATCGGGGGCATGGGAGTGCGTCAGAACCCCCTGTCCACGGTGGAGATGTACAACGTGGAAGAGGGCAGGTGGGAAAAGAAGAATTCCTTGTGTGAAGCTGCCATGGGAGTGTCCGTGACTGTAAAAG ACTGTCGGGTGTATGCGGTGGGCGGAATGGGATCCGACACGTATCCACAAGCCAACCTCCAGCAGTACGATATTATGAAGGATGTGTGGCTCTCACTCCCTGCCATGCCGACACCCAGATATGCAGCTACCACCTTCCTTCGAGGCAGCAAGATCCACGTGTTTG GTGGGAGGCAAGCAAAGATCCCGGTCACTGCTTTCGAAGTCTATGACACCGAGGCAAGGTCATGGACCAAGTTTCCGAGCATTCCTGGCCGGCAAGCCTTCTCGAGCTACGTGATGACCGAGAAGAGCTTCTTCAGTCTGGGAGGCTTGCAGCAGGCGCGAGGCTACAAGAAGCCCAAGTTTGTCAGGACCGTGGAGGTGTTTGACATTGAGCAAG GAGGCTGGATGAAGACAGAACGTCGCTTCAACATGAAGAAGAGGAGAGCAGACTTTGTGGCTGCGTATTTCCGAGGACGGGTGATAGTGGCCGGAGGTCTGG GGAACCAGCCGGCGGTCCTGGGCTCGGCCGAGGCCCTGCACCCGGCGAAGAACCGCTGGgagctgctgccacccatgcccacCGCTCGTAGCACCTGCTCCAGCATCGTCTTCCAGAACCGCCTGCTGGTCATCGGCGGGGTGTCGCACGGGCCCAGCGACGCCGTGGAAGCGCTCTGCCCGGCGGACACGTAG